From the Halalkalicoccus sp. CGA53 genome, one window contains:
- a CDS encoding SPFH domain-containing protein: protein MVEIVDAYEQRALTVFGEYRKLLDPGIHFVPPFVSATHRFDKRTQTIDVPRQEAITRDNSPVTADAVVYIRVMDAKRAYLEVDDYHRAVSNLAQTTLRAVLGDMELDETLSRREEINRRIHTEIDEPTDEWGVRVEAVEVREVQPSRDVQRAMEQQTSAERKRRAMILEAQGERRSAIERAEGDKQSNIIRAQGEKQSQILEAQGDAVSTVLRAKSAESMGERAIIERGLQTLKRIGEGPSTTFVLPQELTSLVGRYGKHLSGSDVKLDEGSLESLAFEDDVRELLGLDDLSELTDSMSDIDLEEAERGREIEAELAEDGGVETETE from the coding sequence ATGGTCGAGATCGTCGACGCCTACGAACAGCGCGCGCTGACGGTGTTCGGAGAGTACCGGAAACTGCTCGACCCGGGGATCCACTTCGTCCCCCCGTTCGTGAGCGCGACGCATCGCTTCGACAAACGGACCCAGACCATCGACGTCCCTCGCCAAGAGGCGATCACCCGCGACAACTCGCCGGTGACCGCCGACGCCGTCGTCTACATCCGGGTGATGGACGCGAAACGCGCCTACCTCGAGGTCGACGACTACCATCGCGCGGTCTCGAACCTCGCACAGACCACGCTCAGAGCGGTTTTAGGTGATATGGAACTCGACGAGACCCTCAGTCGGAGGGAGGAGATCAACCGCCGGATCCACACGGAGATCGACGAGCCGACCGACGAGTGGGGCGTGCGCGTCGAGGCGGTCGAGGTGCGCGAGGTCCAGCCCTCCCGCGACGTCCAGCGGGCGATGGAGCAACAGACCTCGGCGGAGCGAAAGCGGCGTGCGATGATCCTCGAGGCGCAGGGCGAACGCCGGAGCGCGATCGAGCGCGCGGAGGGTGACAAACAGTCGAACATCATCCGCGCGCAGGGCGAGAAACAGAGCCAGATCCTCGAGGCGCAGGGTGACGCGGTCTCGACAGTACTGAGAGCGAAGTCCGCCGAGTCGATGGGCGAGCGCGCGATCATCGAACGCGGCCTGCAGACGCTGAAGCGAATCGGGGAGGGCCCCTCGACGACGTTCGTCCTGCCCCAGGAGCTCACCTCGCTGGTGGGCCGATACGGCAAACACCTCTCGGGTAGCGACGTGAAACTGGATGAGGGGAGCCTGGAGAGCCTCGCGTTCGAGGACGACGTCCGCGAACTCCTCGGACTCGACGACCTCTCGGAGCTGACCGACTCAATGAGCGACATCGACCTGGAGGAGGCAGAACGCGGACGGGAGATCGAGGCCGAACTGGCAGAGGACGGTGGGGTCGAGACCGAGACGGAGTGA
- a CDS encoding excinuclease ABC subunit C: MHAEGVRERAAELPTEPGVYRFLAGESVLYVGKAVDLRSRVRSYADPRSDRIRRMVRSAETIDVALTDTETQALLLEANLIKRHGPRYNVRLKDDKSYPMVQFTAHPFPRIEITRDPEETATVFGPFTEKRRVETVVKALRDRFGVRGCSDHKYSGRSRPCLDHDVGICTAPCVGYIGEEEYAADVRAAERFFEGETGVLTGPLREEMENAAEDRQFERAATLRDRLSVIESFHEGRGEAIDSPTHRRTTDVLGVSVEGERATVARLHAEGGKLVERDHHSLSVPEGDGHGPVLAAFIVQYYAERELPDRICVPEDPADPDLVAWLEREGVDLTVPGVGREAALVDLAIKNARVGGGGDELAALADALSIPRPTRIEGFDVSHAQGRHAVGSDVLFVDGRAETSGYRRKKLEDRNDDYGNMRALVAWRARRAIEGRDDRPDPDLLVIDGGEGQLAAARDALAEVGWDVPVVALAKREELVITPNRVHDWERDAPQLHVLQRVRDEAHRFAVQYHQSLREDLSSVLDDVPGIGPATRKRLLRRFGSVEGVREASTEELREVSGVGETTARTIVERL; encoded by the coding sequence ATGCACGCGGAGGGGGTCAGAGAGCGCGCCGCGGAGCTCCCGACCGAGCCCGGCGTCTACCGGTTTCTCGCCGGCGAGTCGGTGCTCTACGTCGGAAAGGCGGTCGACCTCCGAAGCAGAGTTCGCTCGTACGCCGACCCCCGTTCGGACAGGATTCGCCGGATGGTTCGGTCGGCGGAGACGATCGACGTCGCGCTCACGGACACCGAGACGCAGGCGCTGTTGCTCGAAGCCAACCTGATCAAGCGCCACGGTCCCCGGTACAACGTCCGGCTGAAGGACGACAAGTCCTACCCGATGGTCCAGTTCACCGCCCACCCCTTCCCCCGGATCGAGATCACCCGCGACCCGGAGGAGACCGCGACGGTGTTCGGGCCGTTCACCGAGAAACGGCGGGTCGAGACGGTCGTGAAGGCGCTTCGCGACCGGTTCGGGGTGCGCGGCTGTTCGGACCACAAGTACAGCGGGCGGTCGCGACCCTGTCTCGACCACGACGTCGGGATCTGTACCGCCCCCTGTGTCGGCTACATCGGCGAAGAGGAGTACGCGGCGGACGTCCGGGCGGCCGAACGGTTCTTCGAGGGGGAGACGGGCGTGCTCACGGGACCGCTTCGCGAGGAGATGGAGAACGCCGCCGAGGACCGGCAGTTCGAGCGGGCAGCGACCCTCAGGGACCGCCTCTCGGTGATCGAGTCGTTCCACGAGGGCCGCGGCGAGGCGATCGACTCCCCCACTCACCGCCGGACGACCGACGTCCTCGGCGTCTCGGTCGAGGGCGAGCGCGCGACGGTCGCACGGCTCCACGCCGAGGGCGGGAAGCTCGTCGAGCGCGACCACCACTCGCTCTCGGTCCCGGAGGGCGACGGCCACGGGCCGGTACTCGCGGCGTTCATCGTGCAGTACTACGCCGAGCGAGAGCTCCCCGACCGGATCTGCGTCCCGGAGGACCCGGCCGACCCGGACCTCGTCGCCTGGCTGGAGCGCGAGGGAGTCGACCTCACGGTGCCCGGAGTGGGTCGCGAGGCGGCGCTCGTCGACCTCGCGATCAAGAACGCACGGGTCGGCGGCGGCGGAGACGAACTCGCCGCACTCGCCGACGCACTCTCGATACCGCGACCAACCCGGATCGAGGGATTCGACGTGAGCCACGCCCAGGGGAGACACGCCGTCGGCAGCGACGTGCTGTTCGTCGACGGGCGTGCGGAGACGTCGGGCTACAGGAGGAAGAAGCTCGAGGACAGAAACGACGACTACGGCAACATGCGCGCGCTGGTCGCCTGGCGCGCGAGGCGAGCGATCGAGGGCCGCGACGATCGACCCGACCCCGACCTGCTCGTGATCGACGGTGGCGAGGGCCAGCTCGCGGCCGCCCGCGACGCCCTGGCGGAGGTCGGCTGGGACGTCCCCGTGGTCGCGCTCGCGAAGCGCGAGGAGCTGGTGATCACCCCGAACCGGGTCCACGACTGGGAGCGCGACGCCCCACAGCTCCACGTCCTCCAGCGGGTTCGTGACGAGGCCCACCGCTTCGCGGTCCAGTACCACCAGAGCCTCCGCGAGGATCTCTCGAGCGTGCTCGACGACGTCCCCGGGATCGGGCCTGCGACCAGGAAACGGCTGCTCAGGCGGTTCGGGAGCGTCGAAGGAGTGAGAGAAGCCTCGACGGAGGAGCTCCGCGAGGTCTCGGGCGTCGGCGAGACGACCGCCCGGACGATCGTCGAGCGCCTCTGA
- a CDS encoding ABC transporter ATP-binding protein encodes MTAIELDSVSKRFGSVLAVDDLSLSVEEGEVFGFLGPNGAGKTTTIDMILDFVRPTEGAISVLGHDAQRESVAVRRRTGVLPEGFDVYDRLTGRKHVEFAIESKEIDDDPEELLARVGLDGEGDRKAGGYSKGMAQRLAFAMALVGEPDLLILDEPSTGLDPNGAMEMREIVRDEVERGATVFFSSHVLGQVEAVCDRVAILRAGELVALDTIEGLRDAVETESTLSITLSDRPDGALSAVRALSGVSSVEANGSGLRVSCEDGAKTRVLTTLEAEGATVSDFETEEASLESLFAAYTTDEPESTEAEVRA; translated from the coding sequence ATGACCGCGATCGAACTCGACTCGGTGAGTAAACGGTTCGGGAGCGTCCTCGCGGTGGACGACCTCTCGCTCTCGGTGGAGGAGGGCGAGGTGTTCGGGTTCCTGGGGCCGAACGGCGCGGGGAAGACCACGACGATCGATATGATCCTCGACTTCGTTCGCCCGACCGAGGGAGCGATCTCGGTGCTCGGCCACGACGCACAGCGAGAGAGCGTCGCCGTCCGCCGTCGGACGGGCGTTCTCCCCGAGGGGTTCGACGTCTACGACCGGCTCACCGGGCGAAAGCACGTCGAGTTCGCCATCGAGTCGAAGGAGATCGACGACGACCCCGAGGAGTTGCTCGCCCGGGTCGGCCTCGACGGCGAGGGCGACCGGAAGGCCGGCGGCTACTCGAAGGGGATGGCCCAGCGCCTCGCGTTCGCGATGGCGCTCGTCGGCGAGCCCGACCTCCTCATCCTCGACGAACCCTCGACGGGACTCGACCCGAACGGCGCGATGGAGATGCGAGAGATAGTGAGAGACGAGGTAGAGCGCGGCGCGACCGTCTTCTTCTCCTCGCACGTCCTCGGGCAGGTCGAAGCGGTCTGTGACCGGGTGGCGATCCTCCGTGCGGGCGAACTCGTCGCCCTCGACACGATCGAGGGGCTGCGCGACGCGGTCGAGACCGAGTCGACGCTCTCGATCACGCTCTCGGATCGGCCCGATGGGGCGCTATCGGCCGTACGGGCGCTCTCGGGGGTCTCCTCGGTCGAGGCGAACGGGTCGGGGCTGCGTGTCTCCTGCGAGGACGGCGCGAAGACGCGGGTGTTGACGACGCTCGAAGCGGAGGGCGCGACCGTCTCGGACTTCGAGACCGAGGAAGCGTCGCTCGAATCGCTGTTCGCCGCGTACACGACCGACGAACCCGAAAGTACCGAGGCCGAGGTCAGAGCATGA
- a CDS encoding ABC transporter permease subunit: MTWHAIARKDFSDAIRSAWLWVLSGLFILIFTLPVYFLAEGIGAGAQSATDPEAAAVLTSDLLVQVLLLVAAPFVPIIAIVIAYAAIAGERDSGTLKLLLSLPHSRADVVAGKLLGRGGVIVVPILIATVLSALVVVISTLELRAGTYVQFALLTALLGVVFVAIAVGISAAARTGKQAMVGTVGIYVLFAVLWNSFLSGLNELLGEYAPVGDGTLMHLQMVLALANPIEAYRSLVGSISYTEAFTGGEDPTYVARIDALATFDHQLRFAETFETLPAYYSDFAVLLALVVWVVAFPLVGFLVFREEDL; this comes from the coding sequence ATGACCTGGCACGCGATCGCCCGGAAGGACTTCTCGGACGCGATCCGGTCGGCCTGGCTCTGGGTGCTCTCCGGGCTGTTCATCCTGATCTTCACCCTCCCGGTCTACTTCCTCGCGGAGGGGATCGGCGCGGGTGCACAGAGCGCGACCGATCCGGAGGCGGCGGCGGTCCTCACCTCCGACCTCCTCGTCCAAGTCCTGTTGCTGGTCGCGGCGCCGTTCGTCCCGATCATCGCCATCGTGATCGCCTACGCCGCGATCGCGGGCGAGCGCGACTCGGGGACGCTCAAACTGCTGCTCTCGCTCCCGCACTCCCGGGCGGACGTCGTCGCCGGGAAACTGCTCGGTCGCGGCGGGGTGATCGTCGTCCCGATCCTCATCGCGACGGTGCTCTCGGCGCTCGTCGTCGTGATCTCGACGCTCGAACTCAGAGCCGGCACGTACGTCCAGTTCGCGCTACTCACCGCGCTGCTCGGCGTCGTCTTCGTCGCCATCGCCGTGGGGATCTCCGCCGCGGCCCGGACGGGCAAGCAAGCGATGGTCGGCACCGTCGGGATCTACGTGCTCTTCGCCGTGCTCTGGAACTCGTTTCTCTCCGGGCTGAACGAACTGCTCGGCGAGTACGCCCCCGTCGGCGACGGGACGCTGATGCACCTCCAGATGGTGCTCGCGCTCGCGAACCCGATCGAGGCTTACCGCTCGCTCGTCGGCTCGATCTCCTACACCGAGGCGTTCACCGGCGGCGAGGACCCCACCTACGTCGCCCGGATCGACGCGCTCGCGACCTTCGACCACCAGTTACGCTTCGCCGAGACGTTCGAGACGCTCCCCGCCTACTACTCCGATTTCGCCGTACTACTCGCGCTGGTCGTCTGGGTCGTCGCCTTCCCGCTCGTCGGGTTCCTCGTCTTCCGCGAGGAAGACCTCTGA